From the Chitinophaga lutea genome, the window TTCAGATTGAGGTCGTTGTTATACTCTCTCAGATAGCCGGCATACTTGAGGATGCCCACCGGGTTGAGCGTAAAGTCTTTCCTGCCGCCGAAAGAACCGTCCGGGTTGTATACGGGATACACCCAGGGCGCCAGCAGGCCGGAAGTGATCCTGCGCCAGAAAGGCCATGCGCCGCCGGCCATCACGTCGGGGAAGTTGGGCTCGTTGATCTCGGAGAGGCGCGCGGAAAGATCGAGCCGCAGGCTCAGATCTTTCGTCACGTCCACATCGAGGTTGGAGCGGAAGTTGTAACGTTTCAGGTAATAGTTGCTGTTGAAATCTTCGTCCTTCGGCAGGTCTTTCATGATACCGTTCTGGAAAATGTAACCGAGCGATACAAAATAACGCACCGCTTCGGTGCCCCCGCTGATGTCGAGGTTGTTACGCTGCTGCACGGTGTTGTTTTTCATCACTTCATCGTACCAGTTCACGTTCGGGTATTTGTAAGGCTCGTCGCCGAGGCGGAAATGTTCGAGTGCTTCCGGTGTGGTATACGCCTGCGGCAAAATGGGCGGCAGTGCGGTGTTGGAATTGGTCGCCTGCTCCATCAGCAAAGGAATCGCTTCGTGGGAAGGCAGGGGTTTGCGGTACACGGTGGGCTGCTGAAAACCGGTTTCGGAACGGAACGTGATTTTCGGCGGGCCCTGTTTACCGCGGCGGGTGGTGATCACCAGTACGCCGTTGGCACCTTTGATACCATAGATCGCGGTGGTGGACGCATCTTTCAGGATGGCGATGCTTTCCACTTCGTTCGGGTCGATCTGGCTCACGGCGTCATAAGAATATTCGATATCATCTACGATGATCAGCGGCTGGCTCGTACCGTCGTTGTAAGAGCTCACGCCGCGGATGAAGAAGTTGGCGCCGTCGCGGCCGGGCTGGCCGCTTTGCTGCTGCTGGAAAAAGCCGGGCAAACGGCCCACCAGCGAGTTCTGGATACTGGCCGCCGGGCTCTGGCGAAGCTCCTTGCCGGTGATCATGCTCACGGCACCGGTGCTCGTCATTTTCTTCTGTTTGGCAAAACCCACGGTCACTACCTCACCCAATCCGGTTACGGCATTGTCCATCAGCACCTCGATACTGTTTTTGCCTTTTACGTTCACCGTTTTGCTGGCATACCCCACAGACGAAATCACCAGTTCGTTGCCGCTTTTGAGCACGATGGCGAATTGCCCCTTGTCGTCCGTCAGCACCCCGTTTTTGGGGTCGGCGGCTTCCTTGATGGTGGCGTACGGCACCGGCCCGTCTTTGTCCGTTACGGTACCCGTCACTTTTCTCCCCTGCGCCATCGCGTTGATGGCAAGGATTGAAAACAGTATGATCGATATAATTTGTTTCATCACTTCGTATTTGTGTTTTCAGCGATCGGATGGCGCCTTGTGCGTTCGCATCCGTGTTGTCTTTATCAGTAAAAGGCGGTGCCTAGTACTCCCACCCTGCGTTCTGGCGCATGTTGGGATTGGTTTCTATTTCCGAATACGGAACGGGATACCAGTACATCCGCGATGCGTCGAAAGTGGACGTGGCCGCGGTAAAGCGGGTATAGGCAAAGCTGCCGTCGGTTTTCTTTTCGATCTTCATGCCTTCCAACGGTTTGTTCATCACGTCTTCCGCGATCTTCCAGCGGCGGATGTCCCAGAAACGCTGTTCTTCGAACGCCATTTCAATCCGCCTTTCGTTCTGGATGATTTTCCGCATCACGTTTTTATCGGTGACGCCGGCAGGAATGCCGTACAGGTTGTTGGTTCCGGCCTTGATGCCCGCCCGTTTGCGGATCAGCACCAGGTTGTCGTACACCGCTTTCACCGGCCCACTTGCTTCATTCAGCGCTTCAGCGTAGTTCAGCAGGGTTTCGGCGTACCGGAAGTGGATCATGTGGCGGGTGGTGTTGGCGTAAGCGGCAGTGCTTTCGAACTTGCCCATGAACTTGCGCATGTAATAACCTGTTTTGGTTTGCACCACAATGCCGCCGGGTTTGTCCTTTCCGCCTTCGAAGGTTTCCACGGGCCTGTTCAGCCATTTTTTTCCGTTATATAAAATAGTAGCATCTAACCGCGGGTCGCGTTTATCATAGGGTTTGGTCGGGTCGTATCCGGAAAGGGGATCGGTGATGGCCAGGCCGTTGTCCATCGGGAAAGCGTCTACCAGGTTCTGGGAAGGACTGGTTAAACCCTTTCCTGCGGCGGCGTTCAGGTAACCAACGGGGCCGTTCTGCTGCTCCACCGTTTGCGAGGGAGCCTGCATTTTGGCGAAGATCATCTCGGTGCTTTTGCCGGCGATGAACATATCGATGTAGGCGGGCGCGAGGCTGTACACATTGAGGTCCATCACCTCTTTGGCGGCATTGGCCGCATCGGTCCAGCGCTGCGCATCACCTGCGGTGTTATACTGGGGACTGGCCCAATACAGCAGCACTCTCGATTTGAGGGCGAGCGCGGCGCCCTTGTTGGCGCGGCCCACTTCACCGTCGCTCATGATATTGGGCTGCAGCTGATCCTTGATGGCATCCAGTTCGGCGATGATGTAGTTTTTCGTTTCCTCGAGCGTGTTGCGGCTCAGGTTGATGTTTTCCTGGAAGCCGAACACTTTGTCGCCTACAAGCGGCACGCCGCCCCAGCGTTTCATCAGTTCGAAATAAAAGAAAGCGCGCAGGAAACGGGCTTCTGCTTTCCATTGTTTTTTCAGCTCGTCGGTGGTGGGTACGCCGTCGATCTTGGACAGGAACACGTTGGCCTGGCGGATGCCTTTGTAACAGTTGTCCCAGGAATTGTCGGGCACATTGAGCGGACTGATGCGCCCGAGGCGGTAGTCGCCGCTGCGGTCGTTATCGTTGGAGGCCATGCCGTCGTCGGTGGTGGCGTCGAGATAGGTGTTGCCGATGCGGTTGGAAATAGACGGCAGCAGCGCGTAGTTGCCCAGCAGGAACGACTTCGCATTGTCCGCGTTTTTATCGATCTGGTCGAACACCAGTTCCTCCGTCAGCCGGTCCTGCGGCTCCGATTCCAAAGTGCGTTGGCAGGCCGTCTGCA encodes:
- a CDS encoding RagB/SusD family nutrient uptake outer membrane protein; amino-acid sequence: MQRKYLLYIIAGLCTVQTACQRTLESEPQDRLTEELVFDQIDKNADNAKSFLLGNYALLPSISNRIGNTYLDATTDDGMASNDNDRSGDYRLGRISPLNVPDNSWDNCYKGIRQANVFLSKIDGVPTTDELKKQWKAEARFLRAFFYFELMKRWGGVPLVGDKVFGFQENINLSRNTLEETKNYIIAELDAIKDQLQPNIMSDGEVGRANKGAALALKSRVLLYWASPQYNTAGDAQRWTDAANAAKEVMDLNVYSLAPAYIDMFIAGKSTEMIFAKMQAPSQTVEQQNGPVGYLNAAAGKGLTSPSQNLVDAFPMDNGLAITDPLSGYDPTKPYDKRDPRLDATILYNGKKWLNRPVETFEGGKDKPGGIVVQTKTGYYMRKFMGKFESTAAYANTTRHMIHFRYAETLLNYAEALNEASGPVKAVYDNLVLIRKRAGIKAGTNNLYGIPAGVTDKNVMRKIIQNERRIEMAFEEQRFWDIRRWKIAEDVMNKPLEGMKIEKKTDGSFAYTRFTAATSTFDASRMYWYPVPYSEIETNPNMRQNAGWEY